A genomic segment from Bradyrhizobium sp. ISRA430 encodes:
- a CDS encoding trypsin-like peptidase domain-containing protein: protein MLDFTSDIADDGLSSRITAAAPDNDRALLDAYSNAVIDVTDRVGPAVVRVETGPKVPNGRERGGLGSGIVISPDGLVLTNSHVVGSSKEIRLRDVEGHVGDARVLGVDPDTDLALLRANGVRDLPYAALGNSKTLRRGQLVIAIGNPLGFESTVTAGVVSALGRSIRSVSGRTIEDVIQTDAALNPGNSGGPLVSSNSEVIGINTAIISGAQGICFAVASNTAQFVLSEIIRHGYVRRAYIGVAGQTAPIPRRHAVLAGVENKMGALLMQIEPDGPAAKAGLLPGDVVIRLDGVEINGVDDLIRVLDRDRIGRRLAMDVLRLGRLRAIDIDPVERKPARGT, encoded by the coding sequence ATGTTGGATTTTACCTCAGATATCGCCGATGACGGCCTGTCATCGCGAATCACAGCGGCTGCCCCGGACAATGATCGGGCCCTGCTGGACGCCTATTCCAATGCCGTGATCGACGTGACCGACCGCGTCGGCCCTGCCGTCGTGCGCGTCGAGACCGGACCGAAGGTGCCGAACGGCCGCGAGCGCGGCGGGCTTGGCTCGGGCATCGTGATCTCGCCGGACGGGCTGGTCCTCACCAACAGCCACGTGGTCGGCTCCTCCAAGGAGATCCGGCTGCGCGACGTCGAGGGTCATGTCGGCGACGCCCGGGTGCTCGGCGTCGACCCCGACACCGACCTTGCACTGCTGCGCGCCAACGGCGTGCGCGACCTGCCCTATGCCGCGCTCGGCAACTCCAAGACGTTGCGGCGCGGCCAGCTCGTGATCGCGATCGGCAATCCGCTCGGCTTCGAGTCGACCGTGACGGCCGGCGTGGTCTCGGCGCTCGGGCGCTCGATCCGCTCGGTGAGCGGGCGGACCATCGAGGACGTGATCCAGACCGATGCCGCGCTCAATCCCGGCAATTCCGGCGGGCCGCTGGTGTCGTCGAATTCCGAGGTGATCGGCATCAACACCGCCATCATCAGCGGTGCGCAAGGCATCTGTTTCGCGGTCGCCAGCAACACCGCGCAGTTCGTGCTGTCGGAGATCATCCGCCACGGCTATGTCCGCCGTGCCTATATTGGCGTTGCCGGGCAGACCGCGCCGATCCCGCGGCGGCATGCGGTGCTGGCCGGTGTCGAGAACAAGATGGGCGCGCTCTTGATGCAGATCGAGCCGGACGGCCCGGCGGCGAAGGCGGGCCTGCTGCCCGGCGACGTCGTCATCAGGCTCGACGGCGTCGAGATCAACGGCGTTGACGACCTGATCCGCGTGCTCGATCGCGACCGGATCGGCCGACGTCTTGCCATGGACGTGCTGCGGCTCGGCCGCCTGCGGGCCATCGACATCGATCCGGTCGAGCGCAAGCCGGCGCGGGGCACATGA
- a CDS encoding FAD-dependent oxidoreductase, producing the protein MMPAHEPYDVIVIGAGAGGMTAAAVAATEGLRVLVIEKTAFVGGTTAWSGGMVWIPANLKMKEAGLSDSVSDAVRYLSSTVPEPANAGLRAAFLARGPEAVAYLEANTEVRLQPVKTYPDYYPERLGATAGGRVLEPVAFDGTSLGANFARLRSPLPEFTLFGGMMVNRLDIPHLRRVGKSLPSTLRAARLISEYAWQRLRAPRGTTLHLGNALAARLYASLLARQVEILFSTDVEELSIQGDRVSGVVIRHGSRDRTIAARRGVVLATGGFSHDPGLRKRFFPAAAGFVSATNTSDTGDGLRLASASGAALNMEATSPAYWVPASLFRRADGSRGVFPHTVTDRAKPGVIAVNAAGRRFVNEALSYHEFVLAMLRDGNGEPDRPFYLICDRQFLWSYGLGRIKPFTRNVRRYVASGELIEAAKIEQLAAKIGIKPSALAATIAAYNADARDGRDPEFGRGSTVYQRHLGDAAHKPNPCVAPIIRAPFFAMRIYPADLGTAIGMKVDAQARVLREDGSPIAGLYACGNDMGSIMNGNYPGPGITLGPALTFGYIAGRHLAEGV; encoded by the coding sequence ATGATGCCGGCGCACGAGCCCTACGACGTCATCGTCATCGGCGCCGGTGCGGGTGGCATGACGGCGGCGGCCGTTGCCGCCACCGAAGGCTTGCGCGTGCTGGTGATCGAGAAGACCGCCTTCGTCGGTGGCACCACCGCCTGGTCCGGCGGCATGGTCTGGATTCCGGCCAATCTCAAGATGAAAGAGGCGGGGCTGTCCGACAGCGTCTCGGACGCGGTCCGGTATCTGTCGAGCACGGTGCCCGAACCCGCCAATGCCGGGTTGCGCGCTGCCTTCCTCGCGCGCGGGCCGGAGGCGGTCGCCTATCTCGAGGCCAACACCGAGGTGCGGCTGCAGCCGGTGAAGACGTATCCGGACTATTATCCGGAGCGGCTGGGCGCCACGGCCGGTGGGCGCGTGCTCGAGCCGGTCGCCTTCGACGGAACGAGCCTCGGTGCAAACTTCGCCCGTCTGCGGTCGCCGCTGCCGGAGTTCACGCTGTTCGGCGGGATGATGGTCAACCGCCTCGACATCCCGCATCTGCGCCGGGTCGGCAAATCGCTGCCTTCGACCTTGCGTGCGGCGCGGCTCATTTCAGAATACGCTTGGCAGCGGCTGCGCGCACCGCGCGGCACGACGCTGCATCTCGGCAATGCGCTCGCCGCACGGCTGTACGCCTCGCTGTTGGCGCGGCAGGTCGAGATCCTCTTCAGCACCGACGTTGAGGAGCTGTCGATACAGGGCGATCGCGTCAGTGGCGTGGTCATCCGTCACGGCTCCCGCGACCGCACTATCGCCGCGCGCCGCGGCGTGGTGCTGGCGACCGGCGGCTTCTCGCACGACCCAGGCTTGCGCAAGCGCTTTTTCCCGGCGGCTGCGGGGTTCGTCTCGGCGACCAACACCTCCGACACCGGGGATGGGCTTCGCCTTGCGAGCGCAAGCGGCGCCGCGCTGAACATGGAAGCGACCAGCCCGGCCTATTGGGTGCCGGCCTCGCTGTTTCGCCGCGCCGACGGCAGCCGCGGTGTCTTTCCGCACACGGTGACCGACCGCGCCAAGCCGGGCGTGATCGCGGTGAACGCGGCCGGCCGGCGCTTCGTCAACGAGGCGCTGTCCTACCACGAATTCGTGCTTGCCATGCTGCGCGATGGCAACGGCGAGCCTGATCGCCCGTTCTATCTCATCTGCGACCGCCAATTCCTGTGGAGCTACGGCCTCGGCCGCATCAAGCCGTTCACGCGCAACGTCCGCCGCTATGTAGCAAGCGGCGAATTGATCGAGGCCGCGAAGATCGAGCAACTCGCCGCCAAGATCGGCATCAAGCCGTCCGCGCTCGCGGCCACGATCGCGGCTTACAACGCCGACGCCAGGGACGGCCGCGATCCGGAATTCGGCCGCGGCAGCACCGTCTATCAGCGCCATCTCGGAGATGCGGCTCACAAGCCCAACCCCTGCGTGGCGCCGATCATCCGCGCCCCGTTCTTCGCGATGCGCATCTATCCGGCCGATCTCGGCACGGCGATCGGCATGAAGGTCGATGCCCAGGCCCGCGTGCTGCGCGAGGATGGCTCGCCGATCGCCGGCCTCTACGCCTGCGGCAACGACATGGGCTCGATCATGAACGGCAACTATCCGGGACCGGGGATCACGCTCGGACCGGCGCTGACGTTCGGGTACATCGCGGGGCGGCATCTGGCGGAGGGGGTGTGA
- a CDS encoding thermonuclease family protein — protein sequence MSFKNSFAGAIALVLFLALSGLLITTGSGFALTAAATVRDANSIQLGDTTYRLDGVDAPELDQVCIDDHADPWTCGLDARDQLTKLIGGRTVRCDDVGPEKSFGKRHRAICTAEGDKVSLNEQLVKLGFALAREPVKANVKPAAAEAKAASAGIWKGCFAAPQEFRTGKKDGALLGAACRPDRDKEIRAVLFPEDLAMPPNCSIKGKLAVRARVTGNIGIYHLRGCPSYPATTKPDRWFCSEDDAQAAGFRKAYNCRRPK from the coding sequence ATGTCCTTCAAGAATTCCTTTGCCGGCGCTATCGCGCTTGTTTTGTTTCTCGCTCTGTCCGGACTTCTGATCACCACCGGATCCGGCTTCGCGCTGACCGCAGCCGCAACCGTCCGGGATGCCAACTCCATCCAGCTCGGCGACACCACCTATCGGCTCGATGGCGTCGACGCGCCGGAGCTGGACCAAGTCTGTATCGACGATCACGCCGATCCCTGGACCTGCGGGCTGGACGCCCGCGACCAACTCACGAAATTGATCGGCGGGCGGACCGTTCGCTGCGACGATGTCGGGCCAGAGAAGAGCTTCGGCAAGCGGCACCGTGCGATCTGTACGGCGGAAGGCGACAAGGTCAGTTTGAACGAGCAACTGGTCAAACTCGGCTTTGCCCTCGCGCGCGAGCCCGTCAAGGCGAACGTCAAGCCGGCGGCGGCCGAAGCCAAGGCCGCCTCGGCCGGCATCTGGAAGGGCTGCTTTGCTGCACCGCAAGAGTTCCGCACCGGCAAGAAGGACGGCGCGCTCCTTGGGGCCGCCTGCCGCCCCGATCGCGACAAGGAAATTCGCGCCGTGCTGTTCCCGGAGGATCTGGCGATGCCGCCGAACTGCAGCATCAAAGGCAAGCTCGCGGTGCGCGCCCGCGTCACCGGCAATATCGGCATCTATCATTTGCGAGGCTGCCCGAGTTATCCGGCGACGACGAAACCGGACCGCTGGTTCTGCTCGGAGGACGACGCGCAGGCTGCCGGCTTCCGCAAGGCGTATAATTGCCGCCGGCCGAAATGA
- a CDS encoding carbohydrate ABC transporter permease yields the protein MNPRQIIGRIGLWFAVFVIVSPAILFFLWMLSLSLKFEVDNAAYPPVFIPEHFAWKNYADVLASNRFLTYFINSLVVTGSATALALIVGVPAGYGIARMAAHKSAIVILIARITPGLSYLIPLFLLFQWLGLLGTLLPQIIIHLVVTVPIVIWIMIGYFETTPLELEEAALIDGATRWQVFHHVALPIARPGIAVAFILAVIFSWNNFVFGIVLAGRETRTLPVAVYNMISFDQLSWGPLAAAALIVTFPVLLLTVLAQRQIVAGLTAGAVKGG from the coding sequence ATGAACCCACGTCAGATCATTGGCAGGATCGGGCTGTGGTTCGCGGTGTTCGTGATCGTGTCGCCGGCAATCCTGTTCTTCCTGTGGATGCTCTCGCTCTCGCTCAAGTTCGAGGTCGACAACGCCGCCTACCCGCCGGTTTTCATCCCCGAGCATTTTGCCTGGAAGAACTATGCCGACGTGCTCGCCTCCAACCGCTTCCTGACCTATTTCATCAACAGCCTGGTCGTGACCGGCAGCGCGACGGCGCTCGCGCTGATCGTCGGCGTTCCTGCCGGCTACGGCATCGCGCGCATGGCGGCACACAAATCTGCGATCGTGATCCTGATCGCGCGCATCACGCCGGGCCTGTCCTATCTGATCCCGCTGTTTCTTTTGTTTCAATGGCTGGGCTTGCTCGGCACGCTGCTGCCGCAGATCATCATCCACCTCGTGGTGACCGTGCCGATCGTGATCTGGATCATGATCGGCTATTTCGAGACCACGCCGCTCGAACTGGAAGAAGCAGCACTGATCGACGGCGCCACGCGCTGGCAGGTCTTCCACCACGTCGCGTTGCCGATCGCCCGGCCGGGAATTGCGGTCGCCTTCATCCTGGCCGTCATCTTCTCCTGGAACAATTTCGTCTTCGGCATCGTGCTGGCGGGACGCGAGACGCGCACCCTGCCCGTTGCCGTCTACAATATGATCTCGTTCGACCAGTTGAGCTGGGGACCGCTCGCAGCCGCCGCGCTGATCGTCACCTTCCCGGTGCTGCTGCTGACGGTGCTCGCCCAACGGCAGATCGTCGCCGGGCTCACGGCGGGGGCGGTCAAGGGCGGGTAG
- a CDS encoding GMC family oxidoreductase has product MKDPVDVLIIGAGASGAAVAWSLAETKMHILCLEQGGWMNPAEYPSTGRDWEAKFYGEWSTSPNVRGRPEDYPINDDNSPIKVVSFNAVGGSTVMYTAHWPRLHPSDFRVKTLDGVADDWPIDYDTLEPFFEENDRIMGTSGLSGDPLSPLTHPPMPPQPLGLSGPLIGNAMNKLGWHWWPSDTTVATMDYEGRARCINLGHCTPACAQGAKSSTDITYWPQAIRAGVELRTHCRVREITTDENGMASGVVYYDKDGIEQFQPAHVVIIACNGVGTPRLLLNSASSRFPNGLANSSGLVGKNLMFHPYAQIYGYVKEPTDSNRAPPTCLWSKEFYDTDLSRGFVRGYGIQFGRGAGPVFEAVASEQKGILPWGAEHHRVFRRLNGHRVAVSAICEDLPEEHNRVTLDPVLKDTNGIPAPKIDYTISENSRKMMDHALARGREILETAGATDICINNPIPWGGWHLLSTARMGTDPERSVVNEWGRSHDVKNLFIVDGSVFVTSGGVNPTSTIQAIALYVADQMKQRLANLFD; this is encoded by the coding sequence ATGAAAGACCCCGTGGACGTCCTGATCATCGGCGCCGGCGCTTCGGGCGCCGCCGTCGCGTGGTCGCTGGCCGAGACCAAGATGCACATTCTCTGCCTGGAGCAGGGCGGCTGGATGAACCCCGCGGAATATCCGAGCACGGGCCGCGACTGGGAAGCCAAGTTCTACGGCGAATGGTCGACCAGCCCGAACGTTCGTGGCAGGCCCGAGGACTATCCCATCAACGACGACAATTCGCCGATCAAGGTCGTCAGCTTCAACGCGGTCGGCGGCTCGACCGTGATGTACACGGCCCATTGGCCGCGGCTGCACCCTTCCGATTTCAGGGTGAAGACGCTCGACGGCGTCGCCGACGACTGGCCGATCGACTACGACACGCTGGAGCCGTTCTTCGAGGAGAACGACCGGATCATGGGTACATCCGGCCTGTCAGGCGATCCGCTCTCGCCGCTGACGCATCCGCCGATGCCGCCGCAGCCGCTCGGCCTGTCCGGGCCGCTGATCGGCAATGCCATGAACAAGCTCGGTTGGCACTGGTGGCCATCGGACACGACGGTTGCGACAATGGACTATGAGGGCCGGGCGCGCTGCATCAATCTCGGCCATTGCACGCCGGCCTGTGCGCAAGGCGCAAAATCCTCGACCGACATCACCTACTGGCCGCAGGCGATCCGCGCCGGGGTCGAGCTGCGTACCCATTGCCGGGTGCGCGAGATCACGACCGACGAGAACGGCATGGCCTCCGGTGTGGTCTATTACGACAAAGACGGCATCGAGCAGTTTCAGCCGGCGCATGTCGTCATCATCGCCTGCAACGGTGTCGGCACGCCGCGGCTCCTGCTGAACTCGGCGTCCAGCCGCTTCCCGAACGGCCTTGCCAATTCATCGGGCCTCGTCGGCAAGAACCTGATGTTCCACCCTTACGCGCAGATCTATGGCTACGTGAAGGAGCCGACCGACTCCAACCGCGCCCCGCCGACTTGTCTCTGGAGCAAGGAATTCTACGACACCGATCTGTCGCGCGGCTTCGTTCGTGGCTACGGCATCCAGTTCGGGCGCGGCGCCGGGCCGGTGTTCGAGGCGGTCGCGAGCGAGCAGAAGGGCATTCTGCCGTGGGGTGCGGAGCATCATCGCGTGTTCCGCAGGCTCAACGGCCACCGTGTTGCTGTCTCGGCGATCTGCGAGGATCTCCCGGAGGAACACAACCGCGTTACGCTCGATCCGGTCCTGAAGGACACTAACGGCATTCCCGCGCCGAAGATCGACTACACGATCAGCGAGAACAGCCGCAAGATGATGGACCACGCGCTCGCCCGTGGCCGGGAGATTCTCGAGACCGCCGGCGCAACCGACATCTGCATCAACAATCCTATCCCCTGGGGCGGCTGGCACCTGCTCAGCACGGCGCGGATGGGCACCGATCCCGAACGCTCCGTGGTCAACGAATGGGGCCGCTCGCACGATGTGAAGAACCTCTTCATCGTCGACGGCAGCGTCTTCGTCACCTCGGGCGGGGTCAACCCGACCTCGACCATCCAGGCCATAGCGCTCTACGTCGCCGACCAGATGAAGCAGCGCCTCGCCAATTTGTTCGACTGA
- the cyoD gene encoding cytochrome o ubiquinol oxidase subunit IV yields the protein MSDETHVPTRLDLAPGEEEQHSVGERILGYVVGLVLALLLTATSFFIAGTDLVWQPSIPVALIVLAIAQMGVHLVFFLHITTGPDNTNNVLALAFGLLIVFLVVGGTVWIMAHLNQNMPPMDQIMQMRS from the coding sequence ATGAGCGATGAGACGCATGTGCCCACGCGGCTCGACCTCGCACCGGGCGAGGAAGAACAACACAGCGTCGGCGAGCGGATCCTCGGCTACGTCGTCGGCCTCGTCCTGGCGCTGCTCCTGACCGCGACGTCGTTCTTCATCGCTGGCACGGATCTGGTCTGGCAGCCTTCGATTCCGGTCGCGCTGATCGTGCTCGCGATCGCGCAGATGGGCGTGCATCTCGTGTTCTTCCTGCACATCACGACGGGCCCGGACAACACCAACAACGTTCTGGCGCTCGCCTTCGGCCTCCTGATCGTCTTCCTGGTGGTCGGTGGCACCGTTTGGATCATGGCGCACCTCAATCAGAACATGCCGCCGATGGACCAGATCATGCAGATGCGCAGCTAG
- a CDS encoding isochorismatase family cysteine hydrolase has translation MLNSEKATVGVVNAEPEPIKLDWSTTALVIIDMQRDFLEPGGFGETLGNDVRQLARAVKPIGAVLKAARDAGMLVIHTREGHLPDLSDAPPAKIERGAPSLRIGDPGPMGRILIRGEAGHDIIPELYPLDSEVVIDKPGKGAFYATEFGDVLEKYGIETLLVCGVTTEVCVNTTVREANDRGYRCVVISDGCASYFPEFHEMGLKMIKAQGGIFGWVSDSAAVLDALKTANGSP, from the coding sequence ATGTTGAACTCAGAGAAGGCGACAGTGGGCGTCGTCAACGCCGAGCCCGAGCCGATCAAACTCGATTGGTCGACGACCGCGCTCGTTATCATCGACATGCAGCGCGATTTTCTCGAGCCCGGCGGCTTCGGCGAGACGCTCGGCAACGATGTCCGCCAGCTCGCGCGCGCGGTGAAGCCGATCGGTGCCGTGCTCAAGGCGGCGCGCGATGCCGGCATGCTGGTGATCCACACCCGCGAAGGCCACTTGCCGGACCTGTCCGACGCGCCGCCTGCGAAGATCGAGCGCGGCGCGCCGTCCTTGCGCATCGGCGATCCCGGCCCGATGGGCCGCATCCTGATCCGCGGCGAAGCCGGTCACGACATCATCCCCGAGCTTTATCCGCTCGACAGCGAGGTCGTGATCGACAAGCCCGGCAAGGGCGCGTTCTACGCCACCGAGTTCGGTGATGTCCTCGAGAAATACGGCATCGAGACTCTGCTGGTGTGCGGCGTCACCACGGAGGTGTGCGTGAACACCACCGTGCGCGAAGCCAACGACCGCGGCTATCGCTGCGTCGTCATCTCGGATGGCTGCGCGTCCTACTTTCCCGAATTCCATGAGATGGGCCTGAAGATGATCAAGGCCCAGGGCGGCATCTTCGGCTGGGTCTCCGACTCCGCCGCAGTGCTGGACGCGTTGAAGACGGCGAACGGATCACCTTAG
- a CDS encoding indolepyruvate ferredoxin oxidoreductase family protein: protein MTLLQVELEDKYRLESKRIYLSGTQALVRLPMLQRERDRLQGLNTGGFISGYRGSPLGMYDHALWRAKSFLQAHDIAFVPGLNEDLAATAVWGSQQVGLFPGAKVDGVFGMWYGKGPGVDRSVDALKHANSAGTSRHGGVLALAGDDHGCQSSTLAHQSEQVFAAALIPVINPSTLQDYLDLGLYGFALSRFSGCWVGFKAIGETVESSASIYSDPERIQIKIPDDFEMPPGGLNIRWPDPPLEAEKRLFGPKMAAVQAFARANQLDRIVLDSKPARLGILATGKAYLDLRQALADFGISDKDAQDLGLRIYKVAMTWPLEESGARRFAEGLQDVLVVEEKRGFIEDQLMRILYNVEASKRPIVTGKRDERGAPLLPSEGELTPTIVASALVARLRRLGHQSPVLEQRLARLEAFENPATTSAPIKLARTPFFCSGCPHNSSTKVPEGSRAMAGIGCHGMALSMPSRRTDLISHMGAEGVNWIGQAPFTTEQHIFQNLGDGTYTHSGLLALRAASAAGISITYKILYNDAVAMTGGQPAEGSFNVAQIAHQVWAEGVKRLAIVSDDPSKYPQGNYFPQGASVHHRRELDQVQRELRDIKGLTVIIYDQTCAAEKRRRRKRGLYPDPQKRAFINELVCEGCGDCSQASNCVSVQPLETEFGRKRQIDQSNCNKDFSCVEGFCPSFVTVHGGTLKRIKTSTIDSGQLFADLPLPPARELDGPYNILVTGIGGTGVITIGALLGMAAHVDGRGCSALDFTGLSQKNGAVMSHVRIARRPEDISAVRITTGGADVILGCDMIVSAGPTALSRAERGATKAYINADLQPTASFVQNPDLDFEMGTMQTVLRDAIGDKNLDIVDATGIAAALMGDSIATNPFMLGFAFQKGAIPLSLEALLRAIEINGAAVEMNKLAFTWGRLAAHDMSRVRSVLQFKSRASAPTKSLDDVIATRAGFLTGYQDKAYADRYLAAVAKVRKAETAASPTSTELTEAVAKNLFKLMAYKDEYEVARLYTDGSFAKKLSEKFDGDFSLRFYLAPPIFARRDKATGRLQKQEFGGWMIHAFRLLSKLKFLRGTALDPFGRTEERKTERKLVEDYLSMIDQRIAGLKAEQIPLLTRLARLPETIRGFGHVKEANIKQAEAEKARLEAELENSRFAAAAE, encoded by the coding sequence ATGACGCTGTTGCAGGTCGAGCTGGAGGATAAATACCGGCTCGAATCGAAGCGGATCTACCTGTCCGGCACGCAGGCGCTGGTTCGATTGCCCATGCTGCAGCGCGAACGCGACCGGCTTCAGGGGCTCAACACCGGCGGGTTCATCTCTGGCTATCGCGGCTCGCCACTCGGGATGTACGACCATGCGCTGTGGCGCGCAAAGTCGTTCCTGCAAGCGCACGACATCGCCTTCGTGCCCGGTCTGAACGAGGACCTGGCCGCGACCGCTGTGTGGGGCAGCCAGCAGGTCGGCCTGTTCCCCGGCGCCAAGGTCGATGGCGTGTTCGGCATGTGGTACGGCAAGGGCCCGGGCGTTGATCGCTCGGTCGATGCGCTGAAGCATGCGAACTCGGCCGGCACCTCGCGCCACGGCGGCGTGCTGGCGCTCGCCGGCGACGATCACGGCTGCCAGTCTTCGACGCTCGCCCACCAGAGCGAGCAAGTGTTCGCCGCGGCGCTGATTCCCGTCATCAACCCGTCGACACTGCAGGATTATCTTGATCTCGGCCTCTACGGCTTCGCGCTGTCGCGTTTCTCCGGCTGCTGGGTCGGCTTCAAGGCGATCGGCGAGACGGTCGAGAGTTCTGCGTCGATCTACAGCGATCCCGAACGGATCCAGATCAAGATCCCCGACGATTTCGAGATGCCGCCGGGCGGTCTCAACATCCGCTGGCCCGATCCGCCGCTGGAGGCCGAGAAGCGCCTGTTCGGCCCGAAGATGGCCGCGGTGCAAGCCTTTGCCCGCGCCAACCAGCTCGATCGCATCGTGCTTGATTCAAAACCTGCGCGCCTCGGCATCCTCGCCACCGGCAAGGCCTATCTCGACCTGCGCCAGGCGCTCGCCGACTTCGGCATCAGCGACAAGGACGCGCAGGATCTCGGCCTTCGCATCTACAAGGTCGCGATGACGTGGCCGCTGGAGGAGAGCGGCGCGCGACGCTTTGCTGAGGGTCTTCAGGATGTGCTCGTCGTCGAGGAGAAGCGCGGCTTCATCGAAGACCAGCTCATGCGCATCCTCTACAACGTGGAGGCCTCTAAGCGCCCGATCGTCACCGGCAAGCGCGACGAACGCGGCGCGCCGCTATTGCCGAGCGAGGGCGAGCTGACGCCGACCATCGTCGCGTCCGCGCTGGTGGCGCGGCTGCGCCGGCTCGGCCACCAGAGCCCGGTGCTGGAGCAGCGGCTGGCGCGGCTCGAAGCATTCGAGAACCCCGCCACCACCAGCGCGCCGATCAAGCTGGCGCGCACGCCGTTCTTCTGCTCGGGCTGCCCCCACAACTCTTCGACCAAGGTGCCCGAGGGGAGCCGCGCCATGGCGGGCATCGGTTGCCACGGCATGGCCTTGAGCATGCCGAGCCGCCGCACCGATCTGATCTCGCATATGGGCGCCGAAGGCGTGAACTGGATCGGCCAGGCGCCCTTCACCACCGAGCAGCACATCTTCCAGAATCTCGGCGACGGCACCTACACGCATTCGGGGCTGCTTGCGCTGCGCGCGGCCTCCGCTGCCGGCATCAGCATCACCTACAAGATCCTCTACAACGACGCGGTTGCGATGACTGGCGGCCAGCCGGCCGAGGGCAGCTTCAATGTCGCCCAGATCGCGCACCAGGTCTGGGCGGAAGGCGTCAAGCGGCTCGCCATCGTCTCCGATGATCCGAGCAAATACCCGCAAGGCAACTACTTCCCGCAAGGCGCGAGCGTCCATCACCGCCGCGAGCTCGACCAAGTGCAGCGCGAATTGCGCGACATCAAGGGTCTCACCGTCATCATCTACGACCAGACCTGCGCGGCTGAGAAGCGCCGCCGCCGCAAGCGCGGGCTCTATCCCGATCCGCAGAAGCGCGCCTTCATCAACGAGCTCGTTTGCGAAGGCTGCGGCGATTGCTCGCAAGCCTCCAACTGCGTCTCGGTGCAGCCGCTGGAGACCGAGTTCGGCCGCAAGCGCCAGATCGACCAGTCGAACTGCAACAAAGACTTTTCCTGCGTCGAGGGCTTTTGCCCGAGCTTCGTCACCGTGCATGGCGGCACGCTGAAGCGGATCAAGACGTCGACGATCGACTCCGGCCAATTGTTCGCCGACCTGCCGCTGCCGCCGGCGCGCGAACTCGATGGTCCCTACAACATTCTCGTCACCGGCATTGGCGGCACCGGCGTCATCACCATCGGCGCGCTGCTCGGCATGGCCGCCCATGTCGACGGACGCGGCTGCTCGGCGCTCGACTTCACCGGCCTGTCGCAGAAGAACGGCGCCGTGATGAGCCACGTGCGCATCGCACGGAGGCCGGAGGACATCTCCGCGGTCCGCATCACCACCGGCGGTGCCGACGTCATCCTCGGCTGCGACATGATCGTCTCGGCAGGCCCGACCGCGCTCAGCCGCGCCGAGCGCGGGGCGACGAAGGCCTATATCAACGCCGATCTGCAGCCGACCGCGAGCTTCGTGCAAAACCCCGATCTCGATTTCGAGATGGGCACGATGCAGACGGTGCTGCGGGACGCGATCGGCGACAAGAATCTCGACATCGTCGATGCCACCGGCATTGCCGCGGCGCTGATGGGCGACTCGATCGCGACCAATCCGTTCATGCTCGGCTTCGCCTTCCAGAAGGGCGCGATCCCGCTGTCGCTGGAAGCGCTGCTGCGGGCCATCGAGATCAACGGCGCCGCGGTCGAGATGAACAAGCTCGCCTTCACCTGGGGGCGCCTAGCCGCCCACGACATGTCGCGGGTGCGCAGCGTGCTCCAGTTCAAGAGCCGGGCGTCCGCGCCGACGAAGTCACTCGACGATGTCATCGCGACGCGCGCAGGGTTTTTGACTGGCTATCAGGACAAGGCGTATGCGGACCGCTATCTCGCGGCCGTCGCCAAGGTGCGCAAGGCGGAGACCGCTGCTTCGCCCACCTCCACCGAACTGACCGAAGCCGTGGCCAAGAACCTGTTCAAGCTGATGGCCTACAAGGACGAATACGAGGTCGCGCGGCTCTATACCGACGGCAGCTTTGCCAAGAAGCTGTCGGAGAAATTCGACGGCGATTTCAGCCTGAGGTTCTACCTCGCCCCGCCGATCTTCGCGCGGCGCGACAAGGCGACCGGTCGCTTGCAGAAGCAGGAGTTCGGCGGCTGGATGATCCACGCCTTCCGGCTGCTCTCAAAGCTGAAGTTCTTACGCGGCACCGCGCTTGACCCGTTCGGCCGCACCGAGGAGCGCAAAACCGAACGCAAGCTGGTCGAGGATTATCTCAGCATGATCGATCAGCGGATTGCCGGCCTGAAGGCGGAGCAGATCCCACTGCTGACGAGGCTCGCGCGCCTGCCCGAGACGATCCGCGGCTTCGGGCATGTCAAGGAAGCCAACATCAAGCAAGCGGAAGCCGAGAAGGCGCGGCTCGAAGCGGAGCTGGAGAACAGTCGCTTTGCTGCCGCGGCGGAGTAG